Proteins co-encoded in one Nonlabens agnitus genomic window:
- the smpB gene encoding SsrA-binding protein SmpB — MDFKNNVQIKNRKARFEYELLDKYTAGIVLGGTEIKAIRLGKASIAEAFCEFKDNELWIINMTIQEYSHATHFNHAPKAARKLLLQRRELKKLYKDVTNSGNTIIPLVMFINDRGLAKIQISLAKGKKLYDKRETIKNRDNKKRMDQIKKTYNA, encoded by the coding sequence ATGGATTTCAAGAACAACGTACAGATTAAAAACCGTAAGGCTCGCTTTGAATATGAACTGCTGGATAAATATACCGCAGGAATTGTTTTGGGCGGCACAGAGATTAAAGCCATACGTTTAGGAAAGGCCAGTATTGCAGAGGCTTTTTGTGAATTCAAGGATAATGAGTTGTGGATCATCAACATGACCATACAGGAATATTCACACGCTACACATTTTAATCATGCGCCTAAGGCAGCTCGTAAGCTTCTACTACAAAGACGCGAGCTGAAAAAACTGTATAAAGACGTGACCAACTCTGGTAATACCATCATCCCATTAGTCATGTTTATCAATGATCGAGGTCTTGCCAAAATACAGATTTCACTCGCAAAAGGTAAAAAGCTCTACGATAAAAGAGAGACGATTAAAAACCGAGACAACAAAAAGCGAATGGACCAGATCAAAAAAACTTACAACGCCTAA